A part of Gemmatimonas groenlandica genomic DNA contains:
- the trpA gene encoding tryptophan synthase subunit alpha, producing the protein MITSPDVSVPSASRLSARFAALAAEGRRALVCYVTAGHPDPEQSVTLLRGIAAAGADVIEVGVPFSDPMADGPVIQQSSQVALDHGVSLERTLQIVSEAALDVPVVLFSYLNPIIAGGPDVLARARAAGVDGVLVTDLPVGADPAREAWFGESGLDFVRLVAPTTPAPRMEEIARHGGGFVYLISRLGVTGERASLPDDLPDTVARLRASTSLPICIGFGISTPEQAKAAALLGDGVVVGSALVRAAGRSVQDAIALTAALRAAIDEI; encoded by the coding sequence GTGATTACTTCGCCTGACGTTTCCGTCCCGTCCGCCTCACGGCTGTCCGCGCGCTTTGCCGCGCTGGCGGCCGAAGGGCGTCGGGCGCTTGTCTGCTATGTCACGGCAGGACATCCCGACCCCGAGCAGAGTGTCACGCTCCTCCGTGGCATCGCCGCGGCGGGCGCCGACGTGATCGAGGTGGGCGTACCATTCTCTGATCCGATGGCCGACGGTCCGGTTATTCAGCAAAGCTCGCAAGTAGCGCTCGACCACGGTGTGAGCCTCGAGCGCACGCTGCAGATCGTGAGCGAGGCCGCGCTCGACGTGCCGGTGGTGCTGTTCAGCTATCTCAATCCGATCATCGCCGGTGGACCGGACGTGCTGGCGCGCGCGCGCGCCGCCGGTGTCGACGGCGTCCTCGTCACCGACCTCCCGGTCGGTGCCGATCCCGCGCGTGAAGCATGGTTTGGTGAGAGTGGACTCGACTTCGTGCGCTTGGTGGCGCCGACCACGCCGGCCCCGCGCATGGAGGAGATCGCGCGACACGGCGGCGGATTCGTGTATCTGATCAGCCGACTCGGTGTGACCGGGGAACGGGCGTCGCTGCCCGACGATCTGCCGGACACGGTCGCGCGGCTCCGCGCGTCCACGTCGCTGCCGATCTGCATCGGCTTTGGCATCTCGACCCCGGAGCAGGCCAAGGCCGCGGCGCTGTTGGGTGATGGCGTCGTCGTCGGAAGCGCGCTCGTGCGCGCCGCGGGGCGTTCAGTGCAGGACGCCATCGCCCTGACAGCAGCGCTGCGCGCTGCAATCGACGAAATCTGA
- a CDS encoding LytR C-terminal domain-containing protein: MSTSPGWPSMPAPDVPRRTRRGWLILALLTVVVVGAGAAWWLDRGAPVVASANGTMAAVDDSLARAPNDSRVRVRVLNSSGTRGYARRATLELRDRGFDVVEYETERGKPRNGTLIVSHTGHGDWADRLRRAVGTGSIEARPDSLRYVDLTIFVGRDWKPSSETLRP, translated from the coding sequence ATGAGTACGTCGCCCGGGTGGCCGTCGATGCCCGCGCCGGACGTGCCGCGTCGCACGCGGCGTGGCTGGTTGATTCTCGCGCTGTTGACCGTTGTCGTGGTCGGCGCCGGCGCGGCGTGGTGGCTAGATCGGGGCGCGCCCGTGGTCGCGTCCGCGAACGGCACGATGGCGGCCGTCGATGATTCGCTTGCTCGTGCGCCGAACGACAGCCGCGTGCGCGTGCGCGTACTCAATTCATCGGGCACGCGCGGCTACGCGCGACGCGCCACCCTCGAGCTGCGCGACCGGGGGTTCGACGTCGTCGAGTACGAGACCGAAAGGGGCAAGCCTCGCAATGGCACGCTGATCGTATCGCATACGGGCCATGGGGACTGGGCCGACCGACTGCGCCGCGCCGTAGGGACCGGCAGCATCGAGGCGCGCCCCGATTCACTACGCTACGTGGACCTCACCATCTTCGTGGGTCGTGACTGGAAGCCGTCGTCCGAGACGCTCCGTCCTTAA
- the rlmN gene encoding 23S rRNA (adenine(2503)-C(2))-methyltransferase RlmN, producing the protein MMSDTIATENLLDLSPDAALSRLLAWLSDRGEPSYRAAQIFARLWQRPVRSFDEITELPKALREALAKSFALPQLELATRQTSTDGTEKFLFRMADGQLIETVSIPDGDRITFCISSQAGCALQCAFCATGAMGFQRNLTPSEIAGQVRELRLLSPPIIPTNIVFMGMGEPMMNWKAVDPTLSLLNDPRALGIGARHITISTVGVLPGIVALSERPEQFRLAISIHAPSDELRKSLMPVNTKYPLADVIAAAAKFDRRVTFEYVMLGGVNDQPSHSAQLAQLARECRAFVNLIPLHPGGTMGFVPSTASAISSFARALRARGVETAVRRSRGLDIAAACGQLRTERLGRRLPVTTHEDGEVHVA; encoded by the coding sequence ATGATGTCAGACACGATCGCGACCGAAAACCTGCTCGACCTCTCGCCCGACGCTGCCCTGTCTCGTCTCTTGGCGTGGCTGAGTGATCGTGGTGAGCCGTCGTATCGGGCGGCGCAGATTTTTGCGCGCCTCTGGCAGCGTCCGGTCCGCTCGTTCGACGAGATCACCGAACTGCCCAAAGCGCTCCGAGAAGCACTCGCGAAGTCGTTCGCGCTTCCCCAGCTCGAACTCGCGACGCGACAGACATCGACCGACGGCACCGAAAAGTTCCTGTTCAGAATGGCGGACGGTCAGCTCATCGAGACGGTGTCCATTCCCGACGGCGACCGGATCACCTTCTGCATTTCCTCACAGGCTGGGTGCGCGCTCCAGTGCGCCTTTTGCGCCACTGGCGCGATGGGTTTTCAGCGCAACCTCACGCCATCGGAAATCGCCGGACAGGTCCGCGAGTTGCGACTGCTGTCACCGCCGATCATTCCCACGAACATCGTGTTCATGGGCATGGGCGAGCCGATGATGAATTGGAAGGCGGTTGATCCGACGCTTTCGCTGCTCAACGACCCCCGCGCGCTGGGCATCGGCGCGCGCCACATCACGATTTCGACGGTCGGCGTGCTGCCGGGCATCGTGGCATTGTCCGAGCGTCCCGAGCAGTTCCGACTCGCGATCTCGATTCATGCGCCCAGTGACGAGCTGCGCAAGTCGTTGATGCCGGTCAACACGAAGTATCCGCTTGCTGACGTCATTGCCGCGGCGGCCAAGTTCGATCGACGCGTGACCTTCGAATACGTGATGCTCGGCGGCGTCAATGACCAGCCGTCGCACTCGGCTCAGCTGGCGCAATTGGCGCGCGAGTGCCGCGCGTTCGTGAATCTGATTCCACTGCACCCCGGCGGAACGATGGGCTTCGTCCCGTCGACGGCATCGGCGATTTCGTCCTTCGCACGGGCGTTGCGTGCACGTGGGGTGGAAACCGCCGTCCGTCGCAGCCGCGGACTGGATATCGCCGCGGCCTGTGGTCAGTTAAGGACGGAGCGTCTCGGACGACGGCTTCCAGTCACGACCCACGAAGATGGTGAGGTCCACGTAGCGTAG
- the aspS gene encoding aspartate--tRNA ligase, with translation MSSSPEQSVLATSLRTDTCGLLRAQDVGRTVRLGGWVHRSRDLGGLVFIDLRDRTGLVQLAFGPAWSDAETLRIAAAVGVESVVLCEGEVVAREPERQNPDMLTGTIEVRVTSLRVVGPAVTPALPVARGRGEKMAAEELRLRHRYLDLRRPELQENLVLRHRLLQVSRRFLSDRGYLELETPILTKPTPEGARDYLVPSRVHPGEFYALPQSPQIYKQLFMCCGFDRYFQIARCFRDEDLRADRQPEFTQIDIEASFIEREDILALAEGLIGALWTEAGHSIPAHFDRMSYRDAMEFYGCDRPDLRYDLRLADYTAVFAGLDFAVTTSAIANGARVRGLIVPGGAAWSRKQVDELEALAKSAGAGGLLRLRHADGAYDGPLAKFLTDDARAAFALADGDLALFVAAPDRVSSPALDRVRQECARRLELVDDKLQRFIVVMDFPMFEEDPTTGSLAAVHHPFTAPHAEDMQTFPDQPARWRALAYDVVLNGTELGGGSIRISDPAMQSRMFSLLGIGDVADQERRFGFLLEGLRAGAPPHGGIAFGFDRIAMLLSGAPSLRDVIAFPKTTAARSLFEGAPVAVPPEDLAELHLTVTGSDA, from the coding sequence ATGTCGTCTTCGCCAGAACAGTCCGTGCTCGCCACGTCCCTTCGTACCGACACCTGCGGCCTACTGCGCGCGCAGGATGTGGGTCGCACCGTTCGCCTTGGCGGATGGGTGCACCGGAGCCGCGATCTGGGCGGCCTCGTGTTCATCGATCTGCGCGACCGTACGGGTCTGGTGCAGTTGGCCTTCGGGCCGGCATGGAGCGATGCGGAGACGTTGCGCATCGCGGCGGCCGTGGGTGTGGAGTCGGTCGTGTTGTGCGAGGGTGAGGTCGTCGCGCGTGAGCCGGAACGTCAGAATCCCGATATGCTCACCGGCACGATCGAAGTACGCGTGACGTCGCTGCGTGTGGTCGGTCCCGCCGTCACGCCGGCGCTGCCGGTGGCCCGTGGACGCGGCGAAAAGATGGCGGCCGAAGAACTGCGCTTGCGTCATCGGTATCTCGACCTGCGCCGTCCGGAATTACAGGAGAATCTGGTACTGCGCCATCGGCTGCTGCAGGTCTCGCGTCGGTTTCTCAGCGATCGCGGCTATCTCGAACTCGAGACGCCGATTCTCACCAAGCCGACACCGGAAGGCGCGCGCGACTACCTCGTGCCGAGCCGTGTGCACCCGGGTGAATTCTACGCGTTGCCGCAGTCGCCGCAGATCTACAAGCAGCTGTTCATGTGTTGCGGCTTCGATCGCTACTTCCAGATCGCGCGCTGCTTTCGCGACGAGGATCTTCGTGCCGATCGGCAGCCGGAGTTCACGCAGATCGACATCGAAGCGTCGTTCATCGAGCGCGAAGATATTCTGGCGCTCGCCGAAGGGTTGATCGGCGCGCTCTGGACCGAGGCGGGCCACAGCATCCCGGCGCACTTCGATCGGATGAGCTATCGCGATGCCATGGAGTTCTATGGCTGCGATCGCCCTGATCTGCGATACGACCTCAGACTCGCCGACTACACCGCCGTCTTTGCCGGCCTCGATTTCGCGGTGACCACGAGCGCCATCGCCAACGGCGCGCGCGTGCGCGGACTGATCGTGCCGGGCGGTGCCGCCTGGAGCCGCAAGCAGGTGGACGAGTTGGAGGCGCTCGCCAAGAGCGCGGGCGCGGGTGGCCTGCTGCGGCTGCGGCACGCCGACGGCGCCTACGACGGCCCGTTGGCCAAGTTCCTCACCGACGATGCACGCGCGGCCTTCGCGCTCGCCGACGGCGATCTCGCCCTGTTCGTGGCCGCACCCGATCGCGTCTCCAGTCCCGCGCTCGATCGCGTACGGCAGGAGTGTGCGCGACGCCTCGAGCTGGTCGACGACAAGCTGCAGCGCTTCATCGTCGTGATGGACTTTCCGATGTTCGAGGAAGATCCCACCACCGGTTCGCTCGCGGCCGTGCACCACCCGTTCACGGCGCCCCATGCCGAAGACATGCAGACGTTCCCCGACCAGCCGGCACGTTGGCGTGCGTTGGCCTACGATGTCGTGCTCAACGGCACCGAACTCGGTGGTGGCAGCATCCGCATCAGCGATCCTGCTATGCAGTCGCGCATGTTCTCTCTGCTCGGGATCGGTGATGTCGCCGATCAGGAGCGGCGCTTCGGCTTCCTGCTCGAAGGTCTCCGGGCCGGCGCACCGCCGCATGGTGGTATCGCCTTCGGCTTCGATCGGATCGCCATGTTGCTGTCCGGCGCGCCATCACTGCGCGACGTCATCGCGTTTCCGAAAACGACCGCGGCGCGCTCGCTCTTCGAGGGGGCGCCGGTTGCCGTGCCGCCGGAAGATCTGGCGGAGTTGCACCTTACCGTCACCGGGAGCGACGCGTGA